Proteins from a genomic interval of Lolium perenne isolate Kyuss_39 chromosome 1, Kyuss_2.0, whole genome shotgun sequence:
- the LOC127310392 gene encoding 10 kDa chaperonin 1, chloroplastic, producing the protein MAPSVLAAAASPFLLHGAAGSRSLGTVAAAAPGRRAAAALRVRASIKCDPSKVAPQSDRVLVRLEQIPEKSAGGVLLPKSAVKFERYLMGEILSVGADVSEVEAGKKVLFSDINAYEVDLGTEEKHCFCRESDLLAVVA; encoded by the exons ATGGCTCcctccgtcctcgccgccgccgcctcgcccttCCTCCTCCACGGCGCTGCCGGGAGCAGGAGCCTCGGGACGGTCGCTGCCGCCGCCCCCGGCCGCCGCGCCGCAGCCGCTCTCCGTGTGCGCGCCTCCATCAAGTGCGACCCTTCCAAG GTGGCGCCGCAGTCCGACAGAGTGCTCGTCCGTCTCGAACAGATACCAGAG AAATCTGCTGGAGGAGTCCTGCTACCAAAATCTGCTGTTAAGTTCGAGAGATATTTGATGGGCGAG ATTTTGTCGGTTGGTGCTGACGTTTCTGAAGTTGAAGCTGGAAAGAAG GTTCTCTTCTCAGACATAAATGCTTACGAG GTTGACCTGGGCACAGAAGAGAAGCACTGCTTCTGCCGAGAGTCGGATCTCTTGGCCGTCGTTGCATGA
- the LOC127310386 gene encoding peroxidase 57, with protein sequence MHYSAVSSSSRFAAVVVVVAVVLASSAVCCRAQLANNYYAGKCNNTNVEAVILSAVKARLSWENKIVAGLLHMIFHDCFVQGCDASILLDGPGTEKTAVQNTGIFAYDLIDDIKSELEAACPGVVSCADIIVAATRDAVGMCGGPSYAVQLGRRDGMSSMSWKCSDLPPPHVDIPTAAAMFANKGFNSFEMAALMGAHTVGVTHCSLIQDRLYNFNGTGAADPSMDPAYCGILQKYACPQGQSFDNIVYLDDPNSILTFDTSYFNQITKQRAALGVDQGLGDDPSTAWMVRYFADSNNFFPMFVQAINKLAAVEVLTGTDGEIRTNCRATN encoded by the exons ATGCATTATTCGGCCGTCTCTTCCTCCTCCCGCTTCGCGGCCGTGGTGGTGGTCGTGGCGGTGGTTCTTGCGTCGTCCGCGGTGTGCTGCCGGGCGCAGCTGGCGAACAACTACTACGCCGGCAAGTGCAATAACACGAACGTGGAGGCCGTCATCCTGAGCGCCGTGAAGGCTCGCCTCTCGTGGGAAAATAAGATAGTCGCCGGCCTCCTCCACATGATCTTCCACGACTGCTTCGTCCAG GGGTGTGACGCATCGATACTGCTGGACGGGCCTGGCACGGAGAAGACGGCGGTGCAGAACACCGGCATCTTCGCCTACGACCTCATCGACGACATCAAGTCCGAACTCGAGGCGGCGTGCCCCGGCGTCGTCTCCTGCGCCGACATCATCGTGGCCGCAACCAGAGACGCTGTCGGCATG TGCGGTGGGCCGAGCTACGCGGTGCAGCTGGGTAGGAGGGACGGCATGTCCTCGATGTCCTGGAAGTGCAGCGACCTGCCCCCACCGCACGTCGACATCCCGACGGCGGCAGCCATGTTCGCCAATAAGGGCTTCAACAGCTTCGAGATGGCCGCACTCATGG GCGCGCACACGGTGGGGGTGACGCACTGCTCGCTGATCCAGGACAGGCTGTACAACTTCAACGGCACCGGCGCGGCAGACCCGTCCATGGACCCGGCCTACTGTGGGATCCTGCAGAAATACGCCTGCCCCCAGGGGCAGAGCTTCGACAACATCGTCTACCTCGACGACCCCAATAGCATCCTCACCTTCGACACGAGCTACTTCAACCAGATCACCAAACAACGCGCTGCCCTCGGGGTCGACCAGGGCCTCGGCGACGACCCCTCCACCGCCTGGATGGTCAGGTACTTTGCCGACAGCAATAACTTCTTCCCCATGTTTGTCCAGGCGATCAACAAGCTCGCCGCCGTTGAAGTCTTGACGGGCACAGATGGAGAGATCCGAACGAACTGCCGGGCAACAAACTAA